From the Polycladomyces subterraneus genome, the window GATTGAATCGGTCGGGCGGGAAGCGATGGCGATTCAGGGTGACGTGAGCCGCGTGGAGGATGTGAGGCGCATGTCGCGGGCGATTCTGGAGCGATGGGGGCGGATCGACGTACTTGTTTGCACGGCGGGACCGTTTTTGTTTCGTCACATTCGCCTCACGGATCTCACGGACGACGAATGGCGGGAGATGGTGGACGGCAATTTGTCCGGCGTCTTCTATTGCTCCCGAGAAGTAATCCCCCACATGCGCAAGCAGCATTTCGGTCGCATTATCACGTTTGGCTTTCCCGACGTGCAAAATGCACCGTCATGGCCGGGGGTGTCTGCCTATGCGGCAGCCAAGGCGGGTGTCGTCTCCTTGACGCGGTCGTTGGCCGAGGAAGAAGCCCCCTATGGCATCACGGTCAATATGGTTTGTCCCGGCGATATCCGTCATCCCTACAAGGAAGCACCCATCGCCGCTGCACGAGGAAAAAAGGAACCCCGCAACCCGGTGGGGCGTCCGGGCACGGGGGAAGATGTGGCGCGGGTGGTTCGGTTTTTGGCACACCCGGATTCGGATTTTATCACCGGAGGTGTGATTCCAGTCACGGGAGGCTTCGATAACCGGGATTTTCGTTTCAATCCGTCATGACGGGAGCATTATCGGTTGGCATTGA encodes:
- a CDS encoding SDR family oxidoreductase, whose translation is MSQRVAWVTGGATGLGVMIAKGLAEDGYHIAINYRKSKEAAERLVSEIESVGREAMAIQGDVSRVEDVRRMSRAILERWGRIDVLVCTAGPFLFRHIRLTDLTDDEWREMVDGNLSGVFYCSREVIPHMRKQHFGRIITFGFPDVQNAPSWPGVSAYAAAKAGVVSLTRSLAEEEAPYGITVNMVCPGDIRHPYKEAPIAAARGKKEPRNPVGRPGTGEDVARVVRFLAHPDSDFITGGVIPVTGGFDNRDFRFNPS